A part of Gossypium hirsutum isolate 1008001.06 chromosome A07, Gossypium_hirsutum_v2.1, whole genome shotgun sequence genomic DNA contains:
- the LOC121232106 gene encoding uncharacterized protein isoform X5 has product MASAMEQSSCSSRRYDEPDFSLREWGVKARVSRESTASRRYSASYIRSFREDSRSFRSNITIYSTASSPGYCLKDEIDPSTYSFTTALKALQARTMYSSWECLSPEGFALNSKWNEAEKYICNPLSGEVPMECLSAKTLSGRSFRNLTNRITMSAPLVYSHSSCHIQRKSSRTVSQDIDQFPERKAVSLTRDVGIQSTPPDLSSGSLSPASTPPILERALKRCGTATGDSTDSNTKSKANEQGAR; this is encoded by the exons ATGGCATCTGCCATGGAGCAATCTTCTTGTAGTTCAAGACGATACGATGAACCGGATTTTAGTTTGAGGGAATGGGGTGTCAAGGCTCGAGTTAGCCGAGAAAGCACTGCTTCTAGAAGATATTCAGCATCATATATCAGAAGTTTTAGAGAAGATTCAAGGTCTTTTAGATCAAATATAACCATTTATAGCACTGCTTCATCTCCTGGATATTGTTTGAAAG ATGAGATTGACCCTTCAACATACTCCTTTACAACAGCTCTTAAAG CCTTGCAGGCAAGAACAATGTACAGTAGTTGGGAATGCTTGTCACCAGAGGGGTTTGCTTTGAACTCTAAGTGGAATGAAGCAGAGAAGTACATTTGCAACCCTCTTTCAGGGGAGGTTCCAATGGAATGTTTATCTGCAAAAACACTGAGTGGAAGGTCATTTCGAAACTTAACAAACCGAATCACCATGTCTGCTCCTCTCGTTTACTCCCATTCATCATGTCATATCCAAAGAAAGTCGTCCAGAACAGTTTCACAAGACATAGATCAGTTTCCAG AAAGGAAAGCTGTGAGCTTGACTCGAGATGTGGGAATTCAAAGCACACCACCTGATCTTAGTTCAGGCAGTCTTAGCCCTGCTTCAACTCCTCCAATCTTAGAGAGAGCATTGAAGCGATGCGGGACGGCAACTGGAGATTCAACTGATTCTAACACGAAATCAAAAGCTAATGAACAG GGTGCCAGGTGA
- the LOC121232106 gene encoding uncharacterized protein isoform X4 gives MASAMEQSSCSSRRYDEPDFSLREWGVKARVSRESTASRRYSASYIRSFREDSRSFRSNITIYSTASSPGYCLKDEIDPSTYSFTTALKALQARTMYSSWECLSPEGFALNSKWNEAEKYICNPLSGEVPMECLSAKTLSGRSFRNLTNRITMSAPLVYSHSSCHIQRKSSRTVSQDIDQFPERKAVSLTRDVGIQSTPPDLSSGSLSPASTPPILERALKRCGTATGDSTDSNTKSKANEQCRGL, from the exons ATGGCATCTGCCATGGAGCAATCTTCTTGTAGTTCAAGACGATACGATGAACCGGATTTTAGTTTGAGGGAATGGGGTGTCAAGGCTCGAGTTAGCCGAGAAAGCACTGCTTCTAGAAGATATTCAGCATCATATATCAGAAGTTTTAGAGAAGATTCAAGGTCTTTTAGATCAAATATAACCATTTATAGCACTGCTTCATCTCCTGGATATTGTTTGAAAG ATGAGATTGACCCTTCAACATACTCCTTTACAACAGCTCTTAAAG CCTTGCAGGCAAGAACAATGTACAGTAGTTGGGAATGCTTGTCACCAGAGGGGTTTGCTTTGAACTCTAAGTGGAATGAAGCAGAGAAGTACATTTGCAACCCTCTTTCAGGGGAGGTTCCAATGGAATGTTTATCTGCAAAAACACTGAGTGGAAGGTCATTTCGAAACTTAACAAACCGAATCACCATGTCTGCTCCTCTCGTTTACTCCCATTCATCATGTCATATCCAAAGAAAGTCGTCCAGAACAGTTTCACAAGACATAGATCAGTTTCCAG AAAGGAAAGCTGTGAGCTTGACTCGAGATGTGGGAATTCAAAGCACACCACCTGATCTTAGTTCAGGCAGTCTTAGCCCTGCTTCAACTCCTCCAATCTTAGAGAGAGCATTGAAGCGATGCGGGACGGCAACTGGAGATTCAACTGATTCTAACACGAAATCAAAAGCTAATGAACAG TGTAGGGGACTGTAG
- the LOC121232106 gene encoding uncharacterized protein isoform X3: MASAMEQSSCSSRRYDEPDFSLREWGVKARVSRESTASRRYSASYIRSFREDSRSFRSNITIYSTASSPGYCLKDEIDPSTYSFTTALKALQARTMYSSWECLSPEGFALNSKWNEAEKYICNPLSGEVPMECLSAKTLSGRSFRNLTNRITMSAPLVYSHSSCHIQRKSSRTVSQDIDQFPERKAVSLTRDVGIQSTPPDLSSGSLSPASTPPILERALKRCGTATGDSTDSNTKSKANEQVQVKETRENEETKKDEEIRQPAGCLSCVRKKQRNKHKSGRKSIFCFLSF; encoded by the exons ATGGCATCTGCCATGGAGCAATCTTCTTGTAGTTCAAGACGATACGATGAACCGGATTTTAGTTTGAGGGAATGGGGTGTCAAGGCTCGAGTTAGCCGAGAAAGCACTGCTTCTAGAAGATATTCAGCATCATATATCAGAAGTTTTAGAGAAGATTCAAGGTCTTTTAGATCAAATATAACCATTTATAGCACTGCTTCATCTCCTGGATATTGTTTGAAAG ATGAGATTGACCCTTCAACATACTCCTTTACAACAGCTCTTAAAG CCTTGCAGGCAAGAACAATGTACAGTAGTTGGGAATGCTTGTCACCAGAGGGGTTTGCTTTGAACTCTAAGTGGAATGAAGCAGAGAAGTACATTTGCAACCCTCTTTCAGGGGAGGTTCCAATGGAATGTTTATCTGCAAAAACACTGAGTGGAAGGTCATTTCGAAACTTAACAAACCGAATCACCATGTCTGCTCCTCTCGTTTACTCCCATTCATCATGTCATATCCAAAGAAAGTCGTCCAGAACAGTTTCACAAGACATAGATCAGTTTCCAG AAAGGAAAGCTGTGAGCTTGACTCGAGATGTGGGAATTCAAAGCACACCACCTGATCTTAGTTCAGGCAGTCTTAGCCCTGCTTCAACTCCTCCAATCTTAGAGAGAGCATTGAAGCGATGCGGGACGGCAACTGGAGATTCAACTGATTCTAACACGAAATCAAAAGCTAATGAACAG GTTCAAGTGAAAGAAACTAGAGAGAATGAAGAAACAAAAAAGGATGAAGAAATTAGACAACCTGCAGGATGCTTGTCATGTGTGAGAAAAAAGCAGAGAAACAAACACAAATCAGGAAGGAAAAGTATCTTCTGTTTTCTCTCGTTTTAG
- the LOC121232106 gene encoding uncharacterized protein isoform X2, whose translation MASAMEQSSCSSRRYDEPDFSLREWGVKARVSRESTASRRYSASYIRSFREDSRSFRSNITIYSTASSPGYCLKDEIDPSTYSFTTALKALQARTMYSSWECLSPEGFALNSKWNEAEKYICNPLSGEVPMECLSAKTLSGRSFRNLTNRITMSAPLVYSHSSCHIQRKSSRTVSQDIDQFPERKAVSLTRDVGIQSTPPDLSSGSLSPASTPPILERALKRCGTATGDSTDSNTKSKANEQASKFSKYLSHKKSRKAEKYPWNACNSASSSIQIGFHKAALLCPYMFLTLLWYVFKIA comes from the exons ATGGCATCTGCCATGGAGCAATCTTCTTGTAGTTCAAGACGATACGATGAACCGGATTTTAGTTTGAGGGAATGGGGTGTCAAGGCTCGAGTTAGCCGAGAAAGCACTGCTTCTAGAAGATATTCAGCATCATATATCAGAAGTTTTAGAGAAGATTCAAGGTCTTTTAGATCAAATATAACCATTTATAGCACTGCTTCATCTCCTGGATATTGTTTGAAAG ATGAGATTGACCCTTCAACATACTCCTTTACAACAGCTCTTAAAG CCTTGCAGGCAAGAACAATGTACAGTAGTTGGGAATGCTTGTCACCAGAGGGGTTTGCTTTGAACTCTAAGTGGAATGAAGCAGAGAAGTACATTTGCAACCCTCTTTCAGGGGAGGTTCCAATGGAATGTTTATCTGCAAAAACACTGAGTGGAAGGTCATTTCGAAACTTAACAAACCGAATCACCATGTCTGCTCCTCTCGTTTACTCCCATTCATCATGTCATATCCAAAGAAAGTCGTCCAGAACAGTTTCACAAGACATAGATCAGTTTCCAG AAAGGAAAGCTGTGAGCTTGACTCGAGATGTGGGAATTCAAAGCACACCACCTGATCTTAGTTCAGGCAGTCTTAGCCCTGCTTCAACTCCTCCAATCTTAGAGAGAGCATTGAAGCGATGCGGGACGGCAACTGGAGATTCAACTGATTCTAACACGAAATCAAAAGCTAATGAACAG GCTTCCAAATTTTCCAAGTACTTATCACATAAGAAGAGTAGGAAAGCTGAAAAATATCCATGGAATGCATGCAATTCTGCTTCTTCTAGTATCCAAATTGGGTTTCATAAAGCTGCTTTGCTTTGTCCTTACATGTTCCTTACCTTATTGTGGTATGTTTTCAAGATTGCTTGA
- the LOC121232106 gene encoding uncharacterized protein isoform X1, producing MASAMEQSSCSSRRYDEPDFSLREWGVKARVSRESTASRRYSASYIRSFREDSRSFRSNITIYSTASSPGYCLKDEIDPSTYSFTTALKALQARTMYSSWECLSPEGFALNSKWNEAEKYICNPLSGEVPMECLSAKTLSGRSFRNLTNRITMSAPLVYSHSSCHIQRKSSRTVSQDIDQFPERKAVSLTRDVGIQSTPPDLSSGSLSPASTPPILERALKRCGTATGDSTDSNTKSKANEQIDKYTRSNWCMQHRIKALNQPDFSTTQLNLDLSSTSSGSLFNGRTQGTANKISKTKSSNPKQIFFFPYLESCWSLFFFLLFAFMWINQRRFLHFLFLHFF from the exons ATGGCATCTGCCATGGAGCAATCTTCTTGTAGTTCAAGACGATACGATGAACCGGATTTTAGTTTGAGGGAATGGGGTGTCAAGGCTCGAGTTAGCCGAGAAAGCACTGCTTCTAGAAGATATTCAGCATCATATATCAGAAGTTTTAGAGAAGATTCAAGGTCTTTTAGATCAAATATAACCATTTATAGCACTGCTTCATCTCCTGGATATTGTTTGAAAG ATGAGATTGACCCTTCAACATACTCCTTTACAACAGCTCTTAAAG CCTTGCAGGCAAGAACAATGTACAGTAGTTGGGAATGCTTGTCACCAGAGGGGTTTGCTTTGAACTCTAAGTGGAATGAAGCAGAGAAGTACATTTGCAACCCTCTTTCAGGGGAGGTTCCAATGGAATGTTTATCTGCAAAAACACTGAGTGGAAGGTCATTTCGAAACTTAACAAACCGAATCACCATGTCTGCTCCTCTCGTTTACTCCCATTCATCATGTCATATCCAAAGAAAGTCGTCCAGAACAGTTTCACAAGACATAGATCAGTTTCCAG AAAGGAAAGCTGTGAGCTTGACTCGAGATGTGGGAATTCAAAGCACACCACCTGATCTTAGTTCAGGCAGTCTTAGCCCTGCTTCAACTCCTCCAATCTTAGAGAGAGCATTGAAGCGATGCGGGACGGCAACTGGAGATTCAACTGATTCTAACACGAAATCAAAAGCTAATGAACAG ATTGATAAGTACACGCGATCCAATTGGTGTATGCAACACAGAATAAAAGCTCTCAATCAGCCTGATTTTTCCACCACACAATTGAACTTGGATTTGTCTTCCACTTCTTCCGGCAGTCTTTTCAATGGCAGAACACAAGGAACTGCAAACAAAATCAGCAAAACCAAGTCATCAAATCCAAAGCAAATCTTTTTTTTCCCCTACCTTGAATCATGCTGgtctttatttttcttccttctctttgcTTTTATGTGGATCAACCAAAGACGCTTTCTCCACTTTTTGTTCTTGCATTTCTTTTGA